The following coding sequences are from one Microvirgula aerodenitrificans DSM 15089 window:
- a CDS encoding group II truncated hemoglobin: MSDATATPYQLLGGEAGVLHLVDRFYNFMDADPRVKSLRDIHPPDLEDSRRKLYMFLSGWLGGPNLFVEAFGHPRLRARHLPFAVDEAMRDAWMLCMHEALNGLEASPEVTRRLYDALWDLADFMRNR; encoded by the coding sequence ATGAGCGACGCGACCGCCACCCCGTACCAGCTGCTCGGCGGCGAAGCCGGCGTGCTGCACCTGGTCGACCGCTTCTACAATTTCATGGACGCCGATCCGCGGGTGAAGTCGCTGCGCGACATCCACCCGCCGGATCTGGAAGATTCGCGCCGCAAGCTGTACATGTTCCTGTCCGGCTGGCTGGGCGGCCCCAACCTGTTCGTCGAGGCCTTCGGCCATCCGCGGCTGCGGGCGCGGCACCTGCCGTTCGCGGTCGACGAGGCCATGCGCGATGCGTGGATGCTGTGCATGCACGAGGCGCTGAACGGGCTGGAAGCCTCACCGGAAGTGACCCGACGGCTGTATGACGCGCTGTGGGATCTGGCCGACTTCA